In a single window of the Phaeobacter sp. G2 genome:
- a CDS encoding LacI family DNA-binding transcriptional regulator — translation MTKKMLLKDVARLAGVSEMTASRALRGARDVSKSTRAKVEEIARAHGYVPNRIAGSLSSQSVNLVAVVVPSLNSFVFPEVLSGISSVLKQSPLKPVVGISGYELNEEEEVIREMLSWRPSGLIVAGLEHNDATRRMLLQADCPVVEVMDVDGTPLRHCVGISHLQAGRDMAAQILARGYRRIGFIGTKMPQDFRARKRFDGFAEGLAAQGVSLVDLEHYAGDSSIETGRALTANMLARQPDLDCIYYSSDVMSVGGYMHCLATGLSVPGDVALAGFNNLQILSGLPLQLATTDACRRDIGERAAEILLQARDSAEELAPICEALSPRISLGQSL, via the coding sequence ATGACAAAAAAAATGCTCCTGAAGGATGTTGCCCGGCTTGCCGGTGTCAGCGAAATGACCGCCAGTCGCGCGCTGCGTGGCGCCCGGGATGTTTCAAAATCAACCCGCGCCAAGGTCGAGGAGATAGCCCGCGCCCATGGCTATGTGCCCAATCGCATTGCCGGCTCTCTGTCGTCGCAATCGGTGAACCTGGTGGCTGTGGTGGTCCCCTCGCTCAACAGTTTTGTCTTTCCCGAAGTGCTGTCCGGGATTTCTTCGGTGTTGAAACAAAGCCCGCTAAAGCCCGTTGTTGGTATTTCCGGCTATGAGCTGAATGAGGAAGAGGAGGTCATCCGCGAGATGCTGAGCTGGCGACCCTCTGGCCTGATCGTGGCCGGGTTGGAGCACAACGATGCCACCCGGCGGATGCTCTTGCAGGCGGATTGTCCGGTGGTCGAGGTAATGGATGTTGATGGCACGCCACTGCGCCACTGCGTTGGTATTTCGCATTTGCAGGCGGGACGGGATATGGCGGCGCAAATCCTAGCGCGGGGCTATCGGCGCATCGGTTTTATCGGCACCAAGATGCCGCAGGATTTTCGCGCCCGCAAACGCTTTGATGGCTTTGCCGAGGGGCTCGCTGCGCAGGGGGTATCACTGGTGGATCTGGAGCACTACGCCGGCGACAGCTCGATAGAAACCGGGCGTGCGCTGACCGCCAATATGCTGGCGCGCCAACCGGATCTGGACTGTATTTACTATTCCAGCGATGTGATGAGCGTCGGCGGCTATATGCACTGCCTTGCCACTGGGCTGTCGGTGCCCGGGGATGTGGCCTTGGCGGGGTTCAATAATCTACAGATTCTATCGGGACTGCCGCTGCAATTGGCGACCACCGATGCCTGCCGCCGCGACATTGGCGAGCGGGCCGCAGAAATTCTGCTGCAGGCGCGCGACAGCGCAGAAGAACTGGCGCCCATATGCGAAGCGCTGAGCCCGCGTATCAGTCTGGGCCAGTCCTTGTAG
- a CDS encoding iron-containing alcohol dehydrogenase, whose amino-acid sequence MNLVGNWSYPTAIKFGAGRIKELGEACASAGIKKPLLVTDKGLADLPVTKSTLDIMEAAGLGRGIFFEVDPNPNEKNLEAGVAAYNAGGHDGVIAFGGGSGLDLGKMVAFMAGQTRPIWDFEDIGDWWTRADADAIAPIIAVPTTAGTGSEVGRASVITDSVSHVKKIIFHPKVLPTVVICDPELTVGMPKFITAGTGLDAFAHCVEAFSSPHYHPMSQGIALEGMRLVKDYLPRAYADGSDIEARAQMMSAAAMGATGFQKGLGAIHAMSHPIGAHFNTHHGTTNAVCMPAVLEFNAPEIADRFNMAAAYLGIEGGFDGFRAYVQELNDSMGIPRGLSDLGVTEASIPDLVKGALIDPSCGGNPIELTEENLTQLFKAAL is encoded by the coding sequence ATGAACCTCGTTGGAAACTGGTCCTATCCGACCGCAATCAAATTCGGCGCCGGCCGGATTAAGGAACTGGGTGAGGCCTGTGCCTCTGCCGGGATCAAAAAGCCACTGCTGGTCACCGACAAGGGACTGGCGGATTTGCCGGTCACCAAAAGCACCCTCGACATCATGGAGGCCGCTGGCCTGGGTCGGGGGATCTTTTTTGAAGTCGACCCCAACCCAAATGAGAAAAATCTAGAGGCCGGTGTCGCGGCCTATAACGCAGGTGGCCATGATGGCGTCATCGCGTTTGGCGGCGGCTCGGGTCTGGATCTGGGCAAAATGGTCGCCTTTATGGCGGGTCAGACCCGGCCAATATGGGATTTTGAAGACATTGGCGATTGGTGGACTCGCGCCGATGCAGATGCCATTGCCCCGATCATTGCAGTGCCCACCACCGCAGGCACCGGGTCCGAAGTCGGGCGCGCCTCGGTAATTACCGATTCTGTCAGCCATGTGAAAAAGATCATCTTTCACCCAAAAGTGCTGCCCACCGTGGTAATCTGTGACCCAGAGCTCACCGTTGGGATGCCAAAGTTCATCACCGCCGGCACCGGTCTGGACGCTTTTGCCCATTGTGTTGAGGCCTTTTCCTCACCGCATTACCACCCAATGTCGCAGGGCATTGCACTGGAAGGCATGCGTCTGGTCAAAGACTACCTGCCCCGCGCCTATGCCGATGGCAGCGACATCGAGGCCCGCGCGCAGATGATGTCAGCCGCCGCCATGGGGGCCACTGGTTTCCAGAAAGGTCTCGGCGCCATCCACGCCATGAGCCACCCAATCGGAGCCCATTTCAACACCCACCATGGCACCACCAATGCCGTCTGTATGCCGGCGGTGCTTGAGTTCAACGCCCCTGAAATTGCCGACCGGTTCAATATGGCGGCCGCATATCTGGGGATTGAGGGCGGCTTTGACGGCTTCCGCGCTTACGTGCAGGAGCTGAACGACAGCATGGGCATTCCGCGCGGCCTGTCGGATCTCGGCGTTACCGAGGCCTCGATCCCCGATCTGGTCAAAGGCGCACTCATTGACCCGTCTTGCGGCGGCAACCCCATTGAGCTGACAGAAGAAAACCTGACGCAGCTGTTCAAAGCCGCACTGTAA
- a CDS encoding aldehyde dehydrogenase family protein: MGQTLKCISPIDGSVYAERQTLSREEGFAVATAARAAQKAWAARPVQERIKLVMAGVAAVGAMNDEIVPELAHMMGRPVRYGGEFGGFNERSSYMAEIAETALADIEVGDDADFKRYIKRVPHGVVFIVAPWNYPYMTAINTLAPALIAGNTVVLKHATQTLLVGERMAAAFQAAGVPAEVFQNVFLDHDTTSALIADRAFDFVNFTGSVGGGQAMERAAAGTFTGVGTELGGKDPGYVMEDADLDAAVDTLIDGAMFNAGQCCCGIERIYVHESLYDDFVAKAVEIVKGYKLGNPLQETTTMGPMANVRFAAEVRAQIDEAIAAGAVAHIPTMAEDDGGAYLTPQILTNVTHEMRVMRDESFGPVVGIMKVSSDAEAIALMNDSEFGLTASLWTQDLDRAARIGDEIETGTVFLNRADYLDPSLCWTGCKNTGRGGGLSVIGYQNLTRPKSYHLKKRTA, translated from the coding sequence ATGGGCCAGACCCTGAAATGTATCTCTCCGATTGACGGATCGGTTTATGCAGAGCGCCAGACCCTGTCCCGCGAAGAGGGATTTGCTGTCGCCACTGCGGCGCGCGCGGCGCAAAAGGCCTGGGCTGCACGCCCAGTGCAGGAACGCATCAAGCTGGTCATGGCAGGCGTAGCAGCTGTTGGCGCGATGAACGATGAAATCGTGCCCGAGCTGGCCCATATGATGGGGCGTCCGGTGCGCTATGGTGGCGAGTTTGGCGGCTTTAACGAGCGCAGTTCCTACATGGCAGAGATTGCCGAAACTGCGCTGGCAGATATCGAAGTTGGCGATGATGCTGACTTTAAACGCTACATCAAGCGTGTTCCACATGGGGTTGTCTTCATCGTGGCCCCCTGGAACTATCCCTATATGACGGCGATCAACACGCTGGCACCAGCCCTGATTGCCGGCAATACCGTGGTGCTGAAACATGCTACCCAGACGCTTCTGGTCGGAGAACGCATGGCAGCGGCCTTCCAGGCTGCTGGGGTTCCTGCCGAGGTGTTCCAGAACGTATTCCTGGACCATGACACCACTTCGGCCCTGATTGCGGACCGCGCCTTTGACTTTGTCAATTTCACCGGGTCAGTTGGCGGCGGCCAGGCAATGGAACGCGCGGCAGCTGGTACATTTACCGGCGTCGGCACCGAACTAGGCGGCAAAGATCCTGGTTATGTGATGGAAGATGCCGATCTAGATGCAGCCGTCGACACATTGATTGACGGCGCCATGTTCAACGCCGGCCAGTGCTGCTGCGGTATTGAACGCATCTATGTGCACGAAAGCCTTTATGATGATTTTGTCGCCAAGGCGGTCGAGATCGTCAAAGGCTACAAACTGGGCAATCCACTGCAGGAGACAACCACCATGGGCCCAATGGCCAATGTGCGTTTTGCCGCTGAAGTGCGCGCCCAGATTGACGAGGCCATCGCCGCGGGCGCCGTGGCGCATATCCCCACCATGGCCGAAGACGATGGTGGTGCCTATCTGACGCCGCAAATCCTGACAAATGTCACCCATGAGATGCGGGTGATGCGGGATGAAAGCTTTGGGCCCGTGGTTGGCATCATGAAAGTGTCTTCCGACGCTGAGGCTATCGCGCTGATGAACGACAGCGAATTTGGCCTCACCGCCTCGCTCTGGACCCAAGATCTGGACCGCGCTGCCCGCATTGGTGATGAGATCGAAACCGGCACCGTGTTCCTGAACCGTGCGGATTACCTTGATCCCAGCCTGTGCTGGACTGGTTGCAAGAACACTGGCCGCGGGGGAGGTTTGTCCGTCATCGGCTATCAGAACCTCACCCGCCCCAAAAGCTATCACCTGAAGAAACGCACCGCCTAG
- a CDS encoding glutamine synthetase family protein: MTGVLSFDDLKAQVAAGEVDTVLVCLVDMQGRLMGKRFHAGHFVAGAWEETHCCNYLLATDLEMATPDGFASTSWESGYGDYVMKPDLATLRPLPWLEGTVMVLCDVLDHHSHEEIPHSPRAILKKQIRRLDALGFDAMTATELEFFLFEKSFDEIRKSDFRDLQPISGYNEDYHILQTTKEEHVMRPLRNHLWNAGIPVECTKGEAETGQEELNIKYGRAQDTADFHTIAKHATKEIAWQQGHAVTFLPKWRHDKVGSSSHVHQSLWKDGKPAFYDAQDALGMSDLMKNYMAGLLKYAPDYTYFMAPYINSYKRFMKGTFAPTRIIWSVDNRTAGYRLCGVGSKSIRVECRIPGSDMNPYLAMAAMLAAGIAGIEEGLQLQAPATGDVYQGDSGMIPETLRDARLSLNDSAMLRAAMGDDVVDHYTRAAEVEIEDFDRVVTDYEIARGFERV; this comes from the coding sequence ATGACTGGTGTTCTGAGTTTTGACGATCTGAAAGCCCAAGTTGCCGCTGGCGAGGTGGATACCGTGCTGGTTTGCCTTGTGGATATGCAGGGCCGCCTGATGGGCAAACGCTTTCACGCCGGGCATTTTGTTGCTGGCGCCTGGGAAGAGACCCATTGCTGCAACTATCTGCTGGCCACCGACCTGGAGATGGCAACGCCCGATGGCTTCGCCTCGACCAGCTGGGAATCCGGCTATGGCGACTATGTGATGAAACCCGATCTTGCCACCCTGCGCCCCCTGCCCTGGCTCGAGGGTACGGTGATGGTGCTGTGTGATGTGCTGGATCACCACAGCCACGAAGAGATCCCCCATAGTCCCCGCGCCATTTTGAAGAAACAGATCCGCCGCCTTGACGCGCTTGGCTTTGACGCCATGACCGCGACCGAACTGGAATTTTTCCTGTTCGAGAAAAGCTTTGACGAGATCCGCAAATCGGACTTCCGCGATCTGCAGCCTATTTCAGGCTACAACGAGGACTACCACATCCTGCAGACCACCAAGGAAGAGCACGTGATGCGCCCCCTGCGCAATCACCTGTGGAACGCCGGGATCCCGGTGGAATGCACCAAAGGCGAGGCCGAAACCGGCCAGGAAGAGCTGAACATCAAATATGGCCGGGCCCAGGACACCGCCGATTTCCACACCATCGCCAAGCACGCCACCAAGGAGATCGCCTGGCAGCAGGGCCACGCGGTGACCTTCCTGCCCAAATGGCGTCACGACAAAGTGGGCTCCTCCAGCCATGTGCACCAGTCCCTGTGGAAAGATGGCAAGCCCGCCTTTTATGACGCGCAAGATGCGCTTGGCATGTCCGATCTGATGAAGAACTATATGGCTGGCCTGCTGAAGTACGCACCGGATTATACCTATTTCATGGCGCCCTACATCAACAGCTACAAGCGCTTCATGAAGGGCACTTTTGCCCCCACCCGCATCATCTGGTCGGTGGACAACCGCACCGCCGGCTATCGTCTTTGTGGTGTTGGCAGCAAATCAATCCGCGTCGAATGCCGCATTCCGGGGTCGGATATGAACCCCTACCTGGCGATGGCAGCCATGTTGGCTGCCGGTATTGCGGGTATCGAAGAAGGGCTGCAGCTGCAGGCGCCCGCAACGGGCGATGTCTATCAGGGCGACAGCGGGATGATCCCGGAAACCCTGCGCGACGCCCGTCTCAGCCTCAACGACTCTGCCATGCTGCGCGCTGCCATGGGCGATGATGTGGTGGACCACTACACCCGCGCCGCCGAAGTTGAGATCGAAGATTTTGACCGCGTGGTCACCGACTATGAAATCGCCCGTGGGTTTGAGCGCGTCTAA